TTATACCGTCATATGAGAGGTACTGCAATTATTCAATAATCACAAAGTCGTGATAACTTCCGCGCCGCTAGGATCGCTGCCCCGGCTGCCGTTCCCGTCAGTCTGCCCAGTGGTCCACAGCCTCTTTGAGCAGTGCCGCGCAGCCTTGTTCTTCCTTGTCATAGTATGCCCGGAACCGTTCATCTTCCACGTACATGCGTGTGATACCTCTGTGCGCCTCAGGCGTATACTGCTTCCAGGTCATACAGAGCCATTCTTTGTGCAGCGCCGCAATGCTGCCGGCTTCTTCACCGTCCGGTTTTATACCTGATCGGACGCCTTCCTCCAGCAGTCTGCGTATCTCGCCGCCAAGTTCTTCAAACCGTTCATACTCTTTCTCTGTCATGTTCAGCACCTTCCGGTTGGACGCATCCACAGATTCATCTCCATACTTCTGACGTGCCTCGGCTCCGTATTTTTCTTCGTTCTCTTTTACCATGTTCTCTTTGAACACTTCAAATTTTTCTTTATCGTTCATGCTGCATTCTCCCTTCATTGACGATATGGTCTGCTTTACTGTCCGGATCAAGGCATCCACGTGCCTTTTTTCCTCGTAAAGCCCCAGAAGGTGATCCTCCAATGCGCTCATAATATCAAAACCGTCCTCATAGAGAATACTCCGTATACACTTCAGGTCAAATCCCCGCTCCCGGTAAAATAAGATCTGCTGCAGCAATGCCACTTCGTTTCTGCCGTAATAACGGTATCCGGCCTCTGTGGTAGAGAGCGGCTTTAAGAGACCTATTTCATCGTAGTAGCGCAGAGTGCGTGCACTCACTCCGGCCATGTCCGACAGTTCTCTTATACTATACTCCATTTTCATCACCTCCTCCGGTCCAAACCAAGCATACTTCTTTACGCGACGTCAAAGTCAACCGTAAAATGCAGAAAGTTTCCTGTACCTCCTGGAAAAATGACGGCATATCAAAAGATATGCCGTCAAAAGTCAGTATCTGTATGTTCTATTTTCTCTTTGTATGGATATGACTCAGAAAGATCCATACAGCAAGTCCCAGCGCCAGCAGATAGCCAAAGGCACCCAGCGCGGGGATCCCCCACAGCTTCGGTTTCATATCCGTGGTACATATGATGCTGGAGCTTATGAGAAGGGCCGTCACGAGGAATCCCATGACAAGCTTCTTCACAAGCTTTGTAAGCATGGCGTTCAGATCCTCTGTCGCGTGCAGATCCAGATTTATCCGGTTCTGCCCCTTTAAAAAGCCTCTGAGAAGGTCCGCCGCCAGCGCAGGGATATCCAGCGCCTTGTGGATCGAGCGGTATATGCTCCTCCCCCCGCTTTTCAACTCCTTTTTCCATCTGCCGCCGGCCAGAAGATTGCCCGCGATTCGCGCGGAAGCCACCTCGACCATATTGATCTCCGGGCTGATATCTGCAATAACACCCTCCATATGCGACATACCTCTTGCCAGCATGGTGAGGCCGTGAGGCATGATGATCTTATTGTCCTTCATCACCTCCATTAAATCTTCTATGATCCCGGCAATGTCGATCTTTCCAATATCCGTGGTCCCGTACCTCGTCAGCAGATTTCCGATGTCCGCATACAGGCGGCTCTGGTCTGGCTTCTCTTTAAACTCACCAAGCGCCATAACGGATTCCAGTATCTGCCCCACATCATTCTCTGCCACGCCCTGCACGGCGCCCGCGATCAGTTCTTTGTCGCGGGGGCTTAAGCGCCCCATCATTCCCATATCGATCCAGATGATCTTTCCGCCCCGCACCTTTACATTGCCCGGATGAGGATCCGCATGGAAAAAGCCGTCCTCCATGATCTGTTTTACATAATTGTCCGCCAGCTTGCTGCCGACTTCCGCCAGTTCGTAACCATTTTCCAGAAGACGCTCTTTCTCATCGATTCCAAAACCGTCGATATACTCCATCACGAGCACCTGCCCGGTCGTAAATTCCCGATACAAAACAGGGACATCCACGAATGCGACTTCCCTGTTTAAC
This is a stretch of genomic DNA from [Clostridium] hylemonae DSM 15053. It encodes these proteins:
- a CDS encoding MerR family transcriptional regulator; amino-acid sequence: MEYSIRELSDMAGVSARTLRYYDEIGLLKPLSTTEAGYRYYGRNEVALLQQILFYRERGFDLKCIRSILYEDGFDIMSALEDHLLGLYEEKRHVDALIRTVKQTISSMKGECSMNDKEKFEVFKENMVKENEEKYGAEARQKYGDESVDASNRKVLNMTEKEYERFEELGGEIRRLLEEGVRSGIKPDGEEAGSIAALHKEWLCMTWKQYTPEAHRGITRMYVEDERFRAYYDKEEQGCAALLKEAVDHWAD
- a CDS encoding ABC1 kinase family protein, with product MSKETSTEYGTRLKEIMSVLKKHSIARGVTPEKLRLILEDLGPTYIKLGQIMSMHSDVLPKRYCDELMRLRSDVSPMPFEQVREVIEASYMCPLGEVFQEIDDAPLGSASIAQVHRAVLESGEKVVVKVQRQGIYDTMSRDIGLLHKAVRFLPPVNMKGLVDLDLVLDELWSVAQEEMNFLNEASNMEEFARLNREVAFVDVPVLYREFTTGQVLVMEYIDGFGIDEKERLLENGYELAEVGSKLADNYVKQIMEDGFFHADPHPGNVKVRGGKIIWIDMGMMGRLSPRDKELIAGAVQGVAENDVGQILESVMALGEFKEKPDQSRLYADIGNLLTRYGTTDIGKIDIAGIIEDLMEVMKDNKIIMPHGLTMLARGMSHMEGVIADISPEINMVEVASARIAGNLLAGGRWKKELKSGGRSIYRSIHKALDIPALAADLLRGFLKGQNRINLDLHATEDLNAMLTKLVKKLVMGFLVTALLISSSIICTTDMKPKLWGIPALGAFGYLLALGLAVWIFLSHIHTKRK